A window of Chloroflexota bacterium contains these coding sequences:
- a CDS encoding prolipoprotein diacylglyceryl transferase — protein sequence MLRVLQIGPWHITTFGLFVWLGAFAGLLWAWREGERWGLRRRQITDAVLITLAGAFIGGRATYVALNWGDYTTDFRRVVTFWGGGLSFPGAFIGGLLALVLAYRLRSFPLWTLADLMAQSLTLGQVFGWIGALLYGSQYGRVLESPLSLKLPDIYGIVEPRFPLQIASALCAAVLFTLLWATKRRLYAPGTVAGLYATLYGGALFLLGFVRGDEASLIGLFRTDQWGYLLMMVAGLALWGLQHRYRSPQG from the coding sequence TTGTTACGAGTGCTCCAAATCGGGCCGTGGCATATCACGACATTCGGGTTATTTGTATGGCTCGGAGCATTTGCTGGGCTACTCTGGGCCTGGCGAGAAGGTGAACGATGGGGGCTGCGCCGAAGACAAATCACCGACGCGGTTTTGATCACCCTCGCGGGTGCTTTCATAGGGGGCCGTGCCACCTACGTAGCCCTTAACTGGGGCGATTACACCACCGACTTCAGACGTGTTGTGACGTTCTGGGGCGGTGGCCTCTCTTTCCCTGGTGCCTTCATAGGTGGTCTGTTGGCGCTGGTTCTTGCTTATCGCCTGCGATCCTTCCCCTTGTGGACCCTGGCTGATCTAATGGCACAGAGTTTGACATTGGGACAAGTATTTGGCTGGATAGGAGCACTGCTATACGGATCGCAGTACGGCCGGGTCCTGGAATCCCCGCTAAGTTTGAAACTGCCCGATATCTACGGGATCGTTGAGCCGCGCTTTCCGTTGCAGATTGCAAGCGCCCTATGCGCCGCGGTCTTGTTTACCCTATTATGGGCTACTAAACGACGACTCTATGCCCCAGGCACAGTCGCCGGGCTTTATGCGACGCTGTACGGCGGGGCATTGTTTCTACTGGGCTTCGTGCGCGGGGATGAGGCAAGTCTTATTGGCCTATTTCGGACGGATCAATGGGGTTATCTGCTGATGATGGTAGCGGGATTAGCCCTATGGGGACTGCAGCACCGGTATCGCAGTCCTCAAGGTTAA